The following coding sequences lie in one Arachis ipaensis cultivar K30076 chromosome B05, Araip1.1, whole genome shotgun sequence genomic window:
- the LOC107641535 gene encoding uncharacterized protein LOC107641535, translated as MGEIDRWADIHPDILNEITKRFHSYDDHIPLPLVCKEWNLKLVSNEIPWLLLPEETFKASFDEEEEIYSLMHLPVTDEDILETKVLEEKGVYHAMLPGMEMLDILIRGSCYGWLITLTISEGMMQMLNPFTKMHFDLPPLSTFPNIVEYNPGDDEYTFWDFRDKISSLDRDGMHKIQVWKVVINSAPNNDNKDFMAVAIYGQLKRLAFYKPNNNRWSDFTRNIDFEDVMFFKEKIYAVDYDGQLYEFDTNTESGTMGGIYAAPPTGFTASTFQLKYLIGCDNGNILMLVRHFGTLRGTEKELETKKFDIYELRKGSKKWSRLHSLGNFIVLIGLNSSVQMLPTNFLGKGNQIYYTDDLIELKSTDIPSTRDIGIFDLKDTNEVHVSPLKSTQIGSLLLVRYGNGYSGECDKEKFKLEAEIRVLVSVFPLGVANGEAHPVLPKVRHLTDWTAPPSEAVLNSSSALSNGRLAG; from the exons ATGGGTGAGATTGATCGATGGGCAGACATCCATCCAGACATATTGAACGAAATTACAAAGCGGTTCCATTCCTACGACGACCACATCCCACTTCCACTGGTTTGCAAGGAATGGAACCTCAAACTTGTAAGCAACGAAATTCCGTGGTTACTGTTACCTGAAGAAACTTTCAAGGCTAGTTTTGATGAAGAGGAGGAGATCTACAGTCTCATGCATTTACCTGTTACCGATGAAGACATACTTGAGACTAAGGTTCTTGAAGAGAAGGGAGTCTACCATGCCATGCTGCCAGGTATGGAGATGCTGGACATCCTCATTCGTGGTTCCTGTTATGGATGGTTGATCACCCTAACAATATCCGAAGGTATGATGCAAATGTTAAACCCATTTACAAAGATGCATTTCGATCTTCCTCCACTGTCAACTTTTCCCAATATAGTTGAGTATAATCCTGGAGACGATGAATATACTTTTTGGGATTTTCGCGACAAAATCTCTAGCCTAGACCGCGATGGTATGCACAAGATCCAAGTTTGGAAGGTGGTCATAAATTCAGCTCCTAACAATGATAACAAAGATTTTATGGCGGTGGCTATATATGGACAGCTCAAAAGATTAGCCTTTTACAAACCTAACAATAATAGATGGTCAGACTTCACAAGAAACATAGACTTCGAAGATGTCATGTTTTTTAAAGAGAAGATATATGCAGTAGACTATGATGGCCAGCTATACGAATTTGATACAAACACAGAATCAGGGACTATGGGAGGAATCTACGCTGCACCTCCGACTGGGTTTACCGCATCCACTTTTCAGCTGAAGTATCTGATTGGATGTGACAATGGAAACATACTGATGTTGGTAAGACATTTTGGTACATTGAGGGGCACAGAGAAGGAACTCGAGACAAAGAAATTTGATATCTATGAATTGAGAAAAGGTTCCAAAAAATGGTCAAGATTACATAGTTTAGGGAATTTCATAGTTTTGATCGGACTCAATTCCAGCGTCCAGATGTTACCTACCAATTTTCTAGGTAAAGGAAATCAAATTTACTACACAGATGACTTAATAGAGCTGAAATCAACAGACATTCCTTCCACACGTGACATTGGCATCTTCGACTTGAAGGATACAA ATGAAGTCCATGTGTCCCCTCTTAAATCAACTCAAATTGGATCTCTGTTGCTAGTTAGGTATGGTAACGGATACTCAGGAGAGTGTGacaaggaaaaattcaaattggaGGCAGAAATTAGG GTACTTGTGTCCGTGTTCCCATTAGGAGTGGCAAACGGGGAAGCCCACCCTGTCCTGCCAAAAGTCCGCCATCTGACGGATTGGACCGCTCCGCCTAGTGAGGCGGTCCTAAATTCTTCCTCCGCCCTGTCTAACGGTAGGCTGGCGGGTTAG
- the LOC107644875 gene encoding probable receptor-like protein kinase At5g24010 isoform X3, protein MDTQKLVIIIIIPFILLLFMIPFSSSFTPIDNYLLSCGSQNNASFFNRIFIGDDGTNQGSNFLSSGKSFPLRNQNPNPKLPSLYHTARVFTNNGGYRFSMRKNGTHLEAAKAAVTTHTPNYQKGGATREIAPDNVYMTAQEMNMNQSTLASQFNITWNFPVASGGVRHLIRLHFCDIVSPALNLLYFDVYINNYSAYKDVDLSSLTFHALASPVYVDFIADSDDSGVIQISVGPSDLSSSMRKNAILNGAEILKMVNVMDSHVSPRKKRIWVLVGSIVGGTIVLVLVVAAILLIVKCKRKKPRERSVESVVWTPLRMFGGSSQSRMSEAVAFPSPGSYGYLGLKIPFAEIQLATNNFDRTLIIGSGGFGMVYKGVLRDKLKVAVKRGMPGSRQGLPEFQTEITILSKIRHRHLVSLVGYCEEHSEMILVYEYVEKGPLKKHLYGSSAHPPLSWKQRLEICIGAARGLHYLHTGFAQGIIHRDIKSTNILLDENYVAKVADFGLSRSGPCINETHVSTNVKGSFGYLDPEYFRRQQLTDKSDVYSFGVVLFEVLCARPAVDPQLDREQVNLAEWALECQKKGMLEQIIDPRLVGQIKESSLKKFGETAEKCLAEYGVDRPSMGDVLWNLEYLLQLQENGQQGEPDNATATIVPGNASSSTRTEDDSDKGYSDISSSQVFSQLMTNEGR, encoded by the exons ATGGATACTCAAAAGCTTGTTATCATTATTATCATAcccttcattcttcttcttttcatgatcccattctcttcttcttttactcCTATAGACAACTACCTCCTAAGCTGTGGATCACAGAACAATGCTTCATTCTTCAACAGGATTTTCATTGGTGATGATGGTACCAACCAAGGCTCAAACTTTCTCTCTTCTGGCAAATCCTTTCCTCTCAGAAACCAAAACCCAAATCCAAAGTTGCCATCTTTGTATCACACTGCAAGAGTTTTCACCAACAATGGTGGCTACAGGTTCAGCATGAGGAAAAACGGCACTCACTTG GAAGCAGCTAAGGCTGCAGTTACCACTCACACCCCCAATTATCAGAAGGGAGGTGCAACCCGAGAGATTGCGCCGGATAATGTTTATATGACTGCTCAGGAGATGAATATGAATCAGTCCACCTTAGCTTCACAGTTCAACATAACATGGAATTTTCCGGTGGCTTCCGGTGGCGTTCGACACTTGATTCGGTTGCATTTCTGTGATATTGTTAGTCCTGCTCTTAATTTGCTTTACTTTGATGTGTATATCAACAACTACTCTGCATATAAGGATGTTGATCTGTCATCCCTTACATTCCACGCACTTGCATCTCCAGTCTATGTGGATTTCATTGCAGATTCTGATGATTCGGGTGTTATTCAGATAAGTGTTGGCCCTTCTGATCTTAGCAGTTCAATGAGGAAGAATGCCATACTGAATGGAGCAGAGATATTGAAGATGGTTAATGTCATGGATTCGCATGTTTCGCCGAGGAAGAAGAGGATTTGGGTTTTGGTAGGCTCAATTGTTGGAGGGACTATTGTTTTGGTTCTAGTTGTAGCTGCTATTTTGCTTATTGTCAAATGCAAGAGGAAGAAACCAAGAGAAAGATCAGTAGAAAGTGTAGTGTGGACGCCGTTGCGCATGTTTGGAGGGAGTTCACAAAGTAGAATGTCTGAAGCTGTAGCTTTTCCATCTCCTGGTTCTTATGGTTATCTTGGTTTGAAGATCCCTTTTGCTGAGATTCAATTAGCAACAAACAATTTTGATAGAACTTTGATTATAGGGTCTGGAGGTTTTGGCATGGTTTATAAAGGAGTTCTCAGGGACAAGTTAAAGGTTGCTGTCAAGAGAGGGATGCCAGGATCAAGGCAGGGCCTTCCGGAATTCCAGACTGAAATAACTATTTTGTCCAAGATTCGCCATCGCCATCTTGTTTCGCTGGTTGGATACTGTGAAGAACATTCAGAAATGATTCTTGTTTATGAGTATGTGGAGAAAGGACCACTTAAGAAGCATTTGTATGGCTCTTCAGCACATCCACCTTTGTCCTGGAAGCAGCGACTCGAGATATGCATTGGCGCGGCTAGAGGTCTGCATTATCTTCACACTGGTTTCGCGCAAGGAATCATTCACCGGGACATCAAATCAACCAATATCTTGCTTGATGAGAATTATGTGGCCAAGGTTGCTGATTTTGGTCTATCAAGATCAGGGCCATGTATCAATGAAACTCATGTGAGTACTAATGTCAAGGGTAGTTTTGGTTATCTTGATCCAGAGTATTTCCGGAGGCAGCAACTCACGGATAAGTCAGATGTGTACTCATTCGGCGTTGTGCTTTTCGAGGTGCTGTGTGCTAGACCTGCTGTTGATCCACAACTTGACAGGGAACAGGTGAATTTAGCAGAATGGGCACTTGAATGTCAGAAGAAGGGAATGCTTGAACAAATCATTGATCCGCGTCTTGTTGGACAAATCAAGGAGAGTTCATTGAAGAAATTCGGGGAAACAGCAGAGAAATGTTTGGCTGAGTATGGTGTTGATAGGCCAAGCATGGGTGATGTGTTGTGGAATTTGGAGTACTTGCTTCAGCTCCAAGAAAATGGACAACAAGGTGAACCGGATAACGCGACTGCGACGATTGTTCCCGGGAATGCTTCTAGCAGCACAAGAACTGAAGATGATTCTGATAAAGGCTATTCTGACATAAGTTCTAGCCAGGTTTTTTCTCAACTAATGACCAATGAAGGCAGATAG
- the LOC107641534 gene encoding F-box protein At2g27310-like, with product MSVVPVDSIPSLNSDLFYDILRRLHGPTLASAACTCAAFCSVSKEESLWENMCSSVWPATNRKDIKSLISSMGGFRKFYADCFPLIVNKEVADYQEKNFLEYPDDWTEAEYYGDMNEFESLSPSDFISIVDIRFKDKAICSKVQWGVGVPNANGYDGWFYNCPFRIDLLTYVGVPNAFYNILN from the coding sequence ATGTCAGTCGTGCCGGTTGATAGCATCCCTTCGTTGAATAGTGATCTCTTCTACGACATATTACGACGTCTTCATGGCCCTACCCTAGCTAGTGCAGCATGTACCTGTGCAGCGTTTTGTTCCGTTTCAAAAGAAGAAAGTTTGTGGGAAAATATGTGTTCATCTGTGTGGCCTGCAACCAACAGGAAAGATATCAAAAGCTTAATATCATCCATGGGGGGATTCAGAAAGTTTTATGCGGATTGTTTCCCACTTATAGTAAACAAGGAAGTCGCGGATTATCAAGAGAAGAACTTTCTTGAGTACCCGGATGATTGGACCGAGGCAGAATACTATGGTGATATGAATGAGTTCGAAAGCCTCTCTCCATCGGATTTCATCTCTATAGTCGACATTAGATTTAAGGATAAGGCAATCTGCTCGAAAGTTCAATGGGGTGTCGGAGTTCCAAATGCTAATGGATATGATGGTTGGTTCTACAACTGCCCCTTTAGGATTGATCTCCTCACATATGTCGGAGTTCCAAATGcattttataatatattaaactaa
- the LOC107644877 gene encoding deSI-like protein At4g17486, whose amino-acid sequence MTDVILHIYDVTNSGSEKTNSTIVQINKIFKDGIGLGGIFHSAVQVYGEDEWSFGFCEQGTGVFSCPSGKNPMYTYREFIVLGKTSCSIFKVNQILRELSREWPGCSYDLLAKNCNHFCDEFCERLGVPKLPGWVNRFANAGDTAMEVAGNTAIRLRQAKTEVVSASKVALRFLVGLTNNVRNGAPPESPNSNRGGASASPRFQASWLKNMITTGAKPSTSSEAENENGVEPRRPPTHEDDKALLRSSSSSHDS is encoded by the exons atgacggATGTGATACTGCATATATACGATGTGACGAATAGTGGATCGGAGAAGACGAACAGCACCATTGTTCAGATCAACAAGATCTTCAAGGACGGGATTGGTCTCGGTGGCATCTTCCACAGCGCCGTTCAG GTTTATGGTGAAGATGAATGGTCATTTGGATTCTGTGAGCAAGGTACTGGAGTTTTTAGTTGCCCTTCTGGAAAAAATCCAATGTACACATACCGAGAATTTATTGTTCTAGGGAAAACAAGTTGTTCCATTTTCAAGGTAAATCAAATATTGAGAGAACTCAGTAGAGAGTGGCCTGGGTGTTCGTACGATCTATTGGCCAAAAACTGCAACCACTTCTGCGATGAATTCTGTGAGAGGCTTGGTGTTCCAAAACTTCCAG GTTGGGTTAATAGGTTTGCGAATGCTGGTGACACTGCTATGGAAGTGGCTGGAAATACAGCAATACGT TTGAGGCAAGCCAAGACAGAGGTTGTATCGGCAAGCAAAGTAGCATTACGGTTCCTTGTAGGTCTTACCAATAATGTCAGAAATGGTGCTCCACCAGAGTCCCCTAATTCAAACAGAGGAGGAGCATCAGCATCACCTAgatttcaagcttcttggttGAAAAATATGATTACCACTGGTGCAAAACCATCTACTAGTTCAGAAGCTGAGAATGAGAACGGGGTTGAGCCTCGACGACCACCGACGCATGAAGATGACAAGGCACTGCTACGGAGTTCATCATCTTCACATGATtcttga
- the LOC107644875 gene encoding probable receptor-like protein kinase At5g24010 isoform X1: MDTQKLVIIIIIPFILLLFMIPFSSSFTPIDNYLLSCGSQNNASFFNRIFIGDDGTNQGSNFLSSGKSFPLRNQNPNPKLPSLYHTARVFTNNGGYRFSMRKNGTHLVRFHFSPFKAQGHDLKSANFSVLVDGNLVLSRFNFKPNNDDAMIKEFILKSESDFLEIMFRPLRNSGFGFVNAVEVFSAPDDFLLDFGARFVSASGVEEYKNFSNQVFETVHRINVGGLKLTPFNDTLWRTWIPDEDFLVLKEAAKAAVTTHTPNYQKGGATREIAPDNVYMTAQEMNMNQSTLASQFNITWNFPVASGGVRHLIRLHFCDIVSPALNLLYFDVYINNYSAYKDVDLSSLTFHALASPVYVDFIADSDDSGVIQISVGPSDLSSSMRKNAILNGAEILKMVNVMDSHVSPRKKRIWVLVGSIVGGTIVLVLVVAAILLIVKCKRKKPRERSVESVVWTPLRMFGGSSQSRMSEAVAFPSPGSYGYLGLKIPFAEIQLATNNFDRTLIIGSGGFGMVYKGVLRDKLKVAVKRGMPGSRQGLPEFQTEITILSKIRHRHLVSLVGYCEEHSEMILVYEYVEKGPLKKHLYGSSAHPPLSWKQRLEICIGAARGLHYLHTGFAQGIIHRDIKSTNILLDENYVAKVADFGLSRSGPCINETHVSTNVKGSFGYLDPEYFRRQQLTDKSDVYSFGVVLFEVLCARPAVDPQLDREQVNLAEWALECQKKGMLEQIIDPRLVGQIKESSLKKFGETAEKCLAEYGVDRPSMGDVLWNLEYLLQLQENGQQGEPDNATATIVPGNASSSTRTEDDSDKGYSDISSSQVFSQLMTNEGR, from the coding sequence ATGGATACTCAAAAGCTTGTTATCATTATTATCATAcccttcattcttcttcttttcatgatcccattctcttcttcttttactcCTATAGACAACTACCTCCTAAGCTGTGGATCACAGAACAATGCTTCATTCTTCAACAGGATTTTCATTGGTGATGATGGTACCAACCAAGGCTCAAACTTTCTCTCTTCTGGCAAATCCTTTCCTCTCAGAAACCAAAACCCAAATCCAAAGTTGCCATCTTTGTATCACACTGCAAGAGTTTTCACCAACAATGGTGGCTACAGGTTCAGCATGAGGAAAAACGGCACTCACTTGGTTCGTTTTCATTTCTCACCTTTTAAGGCACAAGGTCATGATCTTAAATCTGCAAACTTTAGTGTCTTGGTTGATGGGAATTTGGTTCTCAGTAGGTTCAATTTCAAGCCAAATAATGATGATGCAATGATTAAAGAGTTCATTTTGAAATCAGAGTCTGATTTTCTTGAAATTATGTTTAGGCCTTTGAGGAATTCTGGTTTTGGATTTGTCAATGCTGTGGAAGTTTTTTCTGCCCCTGATGATTTTCTTTTAGATTTTGGAGCTAGGTTTGTTAGTGCCTCTGGTGTTGAGGAGTACAAGAACTTCTCAAATCAGGTTTTTGAAACTGTTCATAGGATCAATGTTGGGGGTTTGAAATTAACCCCTTTTAATGATACCCTTTGGAGGACTTGGATCCCTGATGAGGATTTTCTTGTCTTAAAGGAAGCAGCTAAGGCTGCAGTTACCACTCACACCCCCAATTATCAGAAGGGAGGTGCAACCCGAGAGATTGCGCCGGATAATGTTTATATGACTGCTCAGGAGATGAATATGAATCAGTCCACCTTAGCTTCACAGTTCAACATAACATGGAATTTTCCGGTGGCTTCCGGTGGCGTTCGACACTTGATTCGGTTGCATTTCTGTGATATTGTTAGTCCTGCTCTTAATTTGCTTTACTTTGATGTGTATATCAACAACTACTCTGCATATAAGGATGTTGATCTGTCATCCCTTACATTCCACGCACTTGCATCTCCAGTCTATGTGGATTTCATTGCAGATTCTGATGATTCGGGTGTTATTCAGATAAGTGTTGGCCCTTCTGATCTTAGCAGTTCAATGAGGAAGAATGCCATACTGAATGGAGCAGAGATATTGAAGATGGTTAATGTCATGGATTCGCATGTTTCGCCGAGGAAGAAGAGGATTTGGGTTTTGGTAGGCTCAATTGTTGGAGGGACTATTGTTTTGGTTCTAGTTGTAGCTGCTATTTTGCTTATTGTCAAATGCAAGAGGAAGAAACCAAGAGAAAGATCAGTAGAAAGTGTAGTGTGGACGCCGTTGCGCATGTTTGGAGGGAGTTCACAAAGTAGAATGTCTGAAGCTGTAGCTTTTCCATCTCCTGGTTCTTATGGTTATCTTGGTTTGAAGATCCCTTTTGCTGAGATTCAATTAGCAACAAACAATTTTGATAGAACTTTGATTATAGGGTCTGGAGGTTTTGGCATGGTTTATAAAGGAGTTCTCAGGGACAAGTTAAAGGTTGCTGTCAAGAGAGGGATGCCAGGATCAAGGCAGGGCCTTCCGGAATTCCAGACTGAAATAACTATTTTGTCCAAGATTCGCCATCGCCATCTTGTTTCGCTGGTTGGATACTGTGAAGAACATTCAGAAATGATTCTTGTTTATGAGTATGTGGAGAAAGGACCACTTAAGAAGCATTTGTATGGCTCTTCAGCACATCCACCTTTGTCCTGGAAGCAGCGACTCGAGATATGCATTGGCGCGGCTAGAGGTCTGCATTATCTTCACACTGGTTTCGCGCAAGGAATCATTCACCGGGACATCAAATCAACCAATATCTTGCTTGATGAGAATTATGTGGCCAAGGTTGCTGATTTTGGTCTATCAAGATCAGGGCCATGTATCAATGAAACTCATGTGAGTACTAATGTCAAGGGTAGTTTTGGTTATCTTGATCCAGAGTATTTCCGGAGGCAGCAACTCACGGATAAGTCAGATGTGTACTCATTCGGCGTTGTGCTTTTCGAGGTGCTGTGTGCTAGACCTGCTGTTGATCCACAACTTGACAGGGAACAGGTGAATTTAGCAGAATGGGCACTTGAATGTCAGAAGAAGGGAATGCTTGAACAAATCATTGATCCGCGTCTTGTTGGACAAATCAAGGAGAGTTCATTGAAGAAATTCGGGGAAACAGCAGAGAAATGTTTGGCTGAGTATGGTGTTGATAGGCCAAGCATGGGTGATGTGTTGTGGAATTTGGAGTACTTGCTTCAGCTCCAAGAAAATGGACAACAAGGTGAACCGGATAACGCGACTGCGACGATTGTTCCCGGGAATGCTTCTAGCAGCACAAGAACTGAAGATGATTCTGATAAAGGCTATTCTGACATAAGTTCTAGCCAGGTTTTTTCTCAACTAATGACCAATGAAGGCAGATAG
- the LOC107644875 gene encoding probable receptor-like protein kinase At5g24010 isoform X2, giving the protein MRKNGTHLVRFHFSPFKAQGHDLKSANFSVLVDGNLVLSRFNFKPNNDDAMIKEFILKSESDFLEIMFRPLRNSGFGFVNAVEVFSAPDDFLLDFGARFVSASGVEEYKNFSNQVFETVHRINVGGLKLTPFNDTLWRTWIPDEDFLVLKEAAKAAVTTHTPNYQKGGATREIAPDNVYMTAQEMNMNQSTLASQFNITWNFPVASGGVRHLIRLHFCDIVSPALNLLYFDVYINNYSAYKDVDLSSLTFHALASPVYVDFIADSDDSGVIQISVGPSDLSSSMRKNAILNGAEILKMVNVMDSHVSPRKKRIWVLVGSIVGGTIVLVLVVAAILLIVKCKRKKPRERSVESVVWTPLRMFGGSSQSRMSEAVAFPSPGSYGYLGLKIPFAEIQLATNNFDRTLIIGSGGFGMVYKGVLRDKLKVAVKRGMPGSRQGLPEFQTEITILSKIRHRHLVSLVGYCEEHSEMILVYEYVEKGPLKKHLYGSSAHPPLSWKQRLEICIGAARGLHYLHTGFAQGIIHRDIKSTNILLDENYVAKVADFGLSRSGPCINETHVSTNVKGSFGYLDPEYFRRQQLTDKSDVYSFGVVLFEVLCARPAVDPQLDREQVNLAEWALECQKKGMLEQIIDPRLVGQIKESSLKKFGETAEKCLAEYGVDRPSMGDVLWNLEYLLQLQENGQQGEPDNATATIVPGNASSSTRTEDDSDKGYSDISSSQVFSQLMTNEGR; this is encoded by the coding sequence ATGAGGAAAAACGGCACTCACTTGGTTCGTTTTCATTTCTCACCTTTTAAGGCACAAGGTCATGATCTTAAATCTGCAAACTTTAGTGTCTTGGTTGATGGGAATTTGGTTCTCAGTAGGTTCAATTTCAAGCCAAATAATGATGATGCAATGATTAAAGAGTTCATTTTGAAATCAGAGTCTGATTTTCTTGAAATTATGTTTAGGCCTTTGAGGAATTCTGGTTTTGGATTTGTCAATGCTGTGGAAGTTTTTTCTGCCCCTGATGATTTTCTTTTAGATTTTGGAGCTAGGTTTGTTAGTGCCTCTGGTGTTGAGGAGTACAAGAACTTCTCAAATCAGGTTTTTGAAACTGTTCATAGGATCAATGTTGGGGGTTTGAAATTAACCCCTTTTAATGATACCCTTTGGAGGACTTGGATCCCTGATGAGGATTTTCTTGTCTTAAAGGAAGCAGCTAAGGCTGCAGTTACCACTCACACCCCCAATTATCAGAAGGGAGGTGCAACCCGAGAGATTGCGCCGGATAATGTTTATATGACTGCTCAGGAGATGAATATGAATCAGTCCACCTTAGCTTCACAGTTCAACATAACATGGAATTTTCCGGTGGCTTCCGGTGGCGTTCGACACTTGATTCGGTTGCATTTCTGTGATATTGTTAGTCCTGCTCTTAATTTGCTTTACTTTGATGTGTATATCAACAACTACTCTGCATATAAGGATGTTGATCTGTCATCCCTTACATTCCACGCACTTGCATCTCCAGTCTATGTGGATTTCATTGCAGATTCTGATGATTCGGGTGTTATTCAGATAAGTGTTGGCCCTTCTGATCTTAGCAGTTCAATGAGGAAGAATGCCATACTGAATGGAGCAGAGATATTGAAGATGGTTAATGTCATGGATTCGCATGTTTCGCCGAGGAAGAAGAGGATTTGGGTTTTGGTAGGCTCAATTGTTGGAGGGACTATTGTTTTGGTTCTAGTTGTAGCTGCTATTTTGCTTATTGTCAAATGCAAGAGGAAGAAACCAAGAGAAAGATCAGTAGAAAGTGTAGTGTGGACGCCGTTGCGCATGTTTGGAGGGAGTTCACAAAGTAGAATGTCTGAAGCTGTAGCTTTTCCATCTCCTGGTTCTTATGGTTATCTTGGTTTGAAGATCCCTTTTGCTGAGATTCAATTAGCAACAAACAATTTTGATAGAACTTTGATTATAGGGTCTGGAGGTTTTGGCATGGTTTATAAAGGAGTTCTCAGGGACAAGTTAAAGGTTGCTGTCAAGAGAGGGATGCCAGGATCAAGGCAGGGCCTTCCGGAATTCCAGACTGAAATAACTATTTTGTCCAAGATTCGCCATCGCCATCTTGTTTCGCTGGTTGGATACTGTGAAGAACATTCAGAAATGATTCTTGTTTATGAGTATGTGGAGAAAGGACCACTTAAGAAGCATTTGTATGGCTCTTCAGCACATCCACCTTTGTCCTGGAAGCAGCGACTCGAGATATGCATTGGCGCGGCTAGAGGTCTGCATTATCTTCACACTGGTTTCGCGCAAGGAATCATTCACCGGGACATCAAATCAACCAATATCTTGCTTGATGAGAATTATGTGGCCAAGGTTGCTGATTTTGGTCTATCAAGATCAGGGCCATGTATCAATGAAACTCATGTGAGTACTAATGTCAAGGGTAGTTTTGGTTATCTTGATCCAGAGTATTTCCGGAGGCAGCAACTCACGGATAAGTCAGATGTGTACTCATTCGGCGTTGTGCTTTTCGAGGTGCTGTGTGCTAGACCTGCTGTTGATCCACAACTTGACAGGGAACAGGTGAATTTAGCAGAATGGGCACTTGAATGTCAGAAGAAGGGAATGCTTGAACAAATCATTGATCCGCGTCTTGTTGGACAAATCAAGGAGAGTTCATTGAAGAAATTCGGGGAAACAGCAGAGAAATGTTTGGCTGAGTATGGTGTTGATAGGCCAAGCATGGGTGATGTGTTGTGGAATTTGGAGTACTTGCTTCAGCTCCAAGAAAATGGACAACAAGGTGAACCGGATAACGCGACTGCGACGATTGTTCCCGGGAATGCTTCTAGCAGCACAAGAACTGAAGATGATTCTGATAAAGGCTATTCTGACATAAGTTCTAGCCAGGTTTTTTCTCAACTAATGACCAATGAAGGCAGATAG